The segment ATGGTGAAGACAAGGTGTCAGCTGCGGCTAAGCCTGTTCTAATTTAACGGAACCCGTCATCCGGCTGTATCGAACCCTCTACCTTCCTTAGGAAGGATAGGGGGTTTTTGTTTGGCAACGGGGGGAGTGGATTCATTTCCTTTGACAATCCTGACGGAATCAGCTAATCTATCTATAGAAATAGTTAAGCTATTAACTAAATGGAGTTGACTACTGCCAATGGATGATTTAAAAAGTTATGTGCTTGAGCTGCCGCTTGAAAATGAGGTTTTCTTCGCCTTGGTGGGAGCGACAGCCGGCACTGTGGCCGTCTCCGAGAAATACTGGCAGGCGCAGGGGCTGAACGGGGCAAGAATCCGCGTACTGGTTGAGATTGCGAAGGATGGAGGGTCGATCCTGCCTTCGCTGCTTGCTGAGCGAATCGCGGTAACCAAAGCCAATATCAGCCTGCTGCTGACTCCGCTGGAGAAGGACGGCTATATTACGCGGGCGGCTCATGCACAGGATGGCCGTAAGACAGTTATTTCGCTGACTGAAGCAGGTAAGCGTCTGCTACTGGAACAGCTGCCGGGGAACCGGAAAGCAGTTGCGGCGGTAATGAACCGGCTGGATGAGCCAGAGCTACACCTGTTGCTGGAGCTGCTGAACAAGCTGAGCAGAGGATAGAGGGTCTGGAATGTTCCGCTTGCCGGGAGGCTGCCCGCAGACAGAGATTATATATAGCGGCTGGAATATGACGGCGGGGATGTGAAGAGATCTTATTTCAATAAGGAAAGGATGTTATCGCCTATGACGACAATAATGATTACGGGAGCCAACGGGCAATTGGGAAGTCTGATTCTGGAGAATCTGCGCAGCCGCATCCCTGTAGGGCAGATTGTTGCCGGGGTCCGTAAGGTGGAGCAAGCTGCTCTATTCCGGGAGCAGAGAATTGAAGCCCGCAAGGTGGATTACGACTTGCTGGAATCCCTGGAGGAAGCGTTCCACGGGATTTCCCGGCTGCTGCTGATTTCCAGTTCGCATACGGATGATGATGTACGTCTCGCCCAGCATAAGCGGGTGATTGATGC is part of the Paenibacillus sp. FSL M7-0420 genome and harbors:
- a CDS encoding MarR family winged helix-turn-helix transcriptional regulator, whose protein sequence is MDDLKSYVLELPLENEVFFALVGATAGTVAVSEKYWQAQGLNGARIRVLVEIAKDGGSILPSLLAERIAVTKANISLLLTPLEKDGYITRAAHAQDGRKTVISLTEAGKRLLLEQLPGNRKAVAAVMNRLDEPELHLLLELLNKLSRG